A single Anopheles funestus chromosome 2RL, idAnoFuneDA-416_04, whole genome shotgun sequence DNA region contains:
- the LOC125761766 gene encoding 60S ribosomal protein L7: protein MADKAKSAPAAVKKPADAKPAAKKEVKPKVAGDAKKATKKRLPVVPESWLKIGKGKKGQRPNVLLHRRKIRAMRLLRRKQNLLRALNYEKTYLKTERAVVEQARIAKAKGNIYIPAEPKVAFVIRIRGINKVAPKVRKVLQLFRLRQINNGTFIKLNKATKNMLRIAEPYITYGYPTLKSVRHLIYKRGFVKHRHSRIPITDNFVIERKLRGHRLQCVEDMVYHIYTGGASFKKVSNFLWPFKLNTPTGGWRKKNNHFVEGGDFGNREDKINELIQRMV, encoded by the exons ATGGCTGATAAGGCTAAGAGTGCCCCCGCGGCCGTGAAAAAGCCGGCAGATGCCAAACCCGCTGCTAAGAAGGAAGTGAAACCGAAGGTTGCCGGCGATGCCAAGAAAGCAACGAAGAAGCGGTTGCCCGTGGTACCGGAATCGTGGCTGAAAATCGGCAAGGGTAAGAAGGGACAGCGCCCGAATGTGTTGCTGCATCGTCGCAAGATCCGTGCCATGCGATTGTTGCGTCGCAAGCAGAATCTGCTCCGTGCGCTCAACTACGAGAAGACGTACTTGAAGACGGAGCGTGCTGTCGTGGAGCAGGCACGTATTGCCAAGGCGAAGGGCAACATCTACATCCCGGCCGAGCCGAAGGTAGCATTTGTCATTCGTATTCGTGG TATCAACAAGGTTGCCCCGAAGGTGCGTAAGGTGCTGCAGCTGTTCCGTTTGCGTCAGATCAACAATGGTACGTTCATCAAGCTGAACAAGGCCACTAAGAACATGTTGCGCATTGCGGAGCCCTACATTACCTACGGCTATCCGACACTGAAGTCCGTTCGTCATCTTATCTACAAGCGTGGCTTCGTTAAG CACCGACATAGTCGCATTCCGATCACCGACAACTTCGTGATCGAGCGTAAGCTCCGTGGACACCGCCTGCAGTGTGTGGAGGATATGGTTTATCACATCTATACCGGTGGTGCATCCTTCAAGAAGGTGAGCAACTTCCTGTGGCCGTTTAAGCTGAACACACCGACCGGCGGCTGGCGCAAGAAGAACAACCACTTCGTCGAGGGTGGTGATTTTGGTAATCGCGAGGACAAGATCAACGAACTGATCCAGCGAATGGTTTAA